From one Phragmitibacter flavus genomic stretch:
- a CDS encoding glycoside hydrolase family 15 protein: MSDDAHCLAAPGAPGLEPRWTSSSKVGVGTAYHTSCRVWFTLSHGIVNEIYWPTIDTPQVRDFGFLITDGESFVHEEKRDLLHEVEYPEKDCLFYRLTNSDKDGRYRLVKEVLADPHRSVVLVKSRLEVLDEALKGKLRVFALMAPHLEGRGKGNSAWVCDFAGRRLLRAERGRTFLALGCDRDFVKRSAGFVGVSDGWQDVMQHRGMEWEYGKAENGNVALTGEIDLSEGLEWTCGISLSASGVHAATCLLQSLAVPFEEKRVEYCQQWRRAEADEKDDLSGHTGDGGSMARLSRCVLLAHEDKVFAGAIIASLSIPWGDDRGDGEIGGYHLVWTRDLVQSASALLASGQLATPRHALIWLSCIQQEDGSFPQNSWMDGRPYWKGVQLDESAAPALLAWRLWRAGGMKDFNPMTVLTRSARFLMLQGPVTHQERWEEQSGYSPSTLAVVIAGLVCTAEFAGMAGDEEGAEFLLAYADWLNGHVDEWCACGEKDGRKAHYLRITPSSSVRPDAHPDPDSLEIQLANGGGKHLAREVVGGDFLHLVRLGLRAADEPLVLSSIEVMDEMIRHELPQGPGWRRYNFDGYGQRDDGEGFDEVGVGRCWPILTGERGHYELAAGRDPLPFIETMEKMANEGGMISEQLWDGEDQPGHGFKKGEPTGAAMPLCWSHAEYLSLVRSRRDGVVFDRIPACYERYVKLRTGYEMEMWTMNHRTRWVGYGKGLRLVLGEAAVVKVWGLGASEEEVLELEARGVETLNVWFVDVATEGLAAGARVRFEVGGEKGEVEVKR, encoded by the coding sequence ATGAGTGATGATGCGCATTGTTTGGCTGCACCGGGGGCACCGGGGTTGGAACCGAGATGGACTTCAAGCTCGAAGGTGGGGGTGGGGACGGCTTACCACACGTCGTGCCGGGTGTGGTTCACGCTGTCGCATGGGATTGTGAATGAAATTTACTGGCCGACGATCGACACGCCGCAGGTGAGGGATTTTGGGTTTTTGATCACGGATGGGGAATCGTTTGTGCATGAGGAGAAGCGGGATTTGCTGCATGAGGTGGAGTATCCGGAAAAGGATTGTTTGTTCTACCGGCTGACGAATTCAGACAAGGATGGGCGGTATCGGTTGGTGAAGGAGGTGCTGGCGGATCCGCATCGGAGTGTGGTGCTGGTGAAAAGTCGGCTGGAGGTGTTGGATGAGGCGTTGAAGGGGAAGTTGCGGGTGTTTGCGTTGATGGCTCCGCATTTGGAGGGAAGGGGGAAGGGCAACTCGGCCTGGGTGTGTGATTTCGCGGGGAGAAGGTTGTTGAGGGCGGAGCGTGGAAGGACGTTTCTGGCGTTGGGGTGTGATCGAGATTTCGTGAAGCGGTCGGCGGGGTTTGTAGGAGTGAGTGACGGGTGGCAGGACGTGATGCAGCACAGGGGAATGGAGTGGGAGTATGGGAAGGCGGAGAATGGCAATGTGGCGCTGACGGGGGAGATTGATTTATCGGAGGGGTTGGAGTGGACGTGTGGGATTTCGTTGAGTGCTTCGGGGGTGCATGCGGCGACCTGTCTGTTGCAGTCGCTGGCGGTGCCGTTTGAAGAGAAGCGGGTGGAATATTGTCAACAGTGGCGAAGGGCGGAGGCAGATGAGAAGGATGATCTAAGTGGCCATACGGGGGATGGCGGTAGCATGGCGAGGCTGAGCCGGTGTGTGCTGCTGGCGCATGAGGACAAGGTGTTTGCGGGGGCAATCATTGCGTCGCTGTCGATTCCTTGGGGGGACGATCGGGGCGATGGGGAGATCGGCGGTTATCACCTGGTGTGGACGCGGGATTTGGTGCAGAGCGCGAGTGCGTTGCTGGCGAGTGGTCAGTTGGCGACACCTCGGCATGCATTGATCTGGTTGTCGTGCATTCAGCAGGAGGACGGTTCGTTTCCGCAGAATAGCTGGATGGATGGGAGGCCGTATTGGAAGGGAGTGCAGCTGGACGAGTCGGCGGCTCCGGCGTTGCTGGCGTGGCGGCTGTGGCGGGCGGGCGGAATGAAGGATTTTAATCCGATGACAGTGCTGACGAGGTCGGCGCGGTTTTTGATGTTGCAGGGTCCGGTGACGCATCAGGAGCGATGGGAGGAGCAGTCGGGTTATTCGCCTTCGACATTGGCGGTCGTGATTGCCGGGTTGGTGTGCACGGCGGAGTTTGCGGGGATGGCGGGGGATGAGGAGGGCGCGGAGTTTTTACTGGCGTATGCGGACTGGCTGAACGGGCATGTGGATGAGTGGTGTGCGTGTGGGGAGAAGGATGGGCGGAAGGCGCACTATTTGCGGATCACGCCGTCGAGTTCGGTGAGGCCGGATGCTCATCCCGATCCTGATTCGTTGGAGATTCAACTGGCGAACGGGGGTGGGAAACATCTGGCGCGGGAGGTGGTGGGTGGGGATTTTCTGCATCTGGTGAGGCTGGGGTTGAGGGCGGCGGACGAGCCGTTGGTGTTGAGTTCGATTGAAGTGATGGATGAGATGATTCGGCATGAGTTGCCGCAGGGACCGGGGTGGCGACGATACAATTTTGATGGGTATGGTCAGCGTGATGACGGGGAGGGATTTGATGAGGTCGGGGTGGGTCGGTGCTGGCCGATTTTAACAGGGGAACGGGGGCATTACGAGCTGGCGGCGGGGCGTGATCCGTTGCCATTTATCGAGACGATGGAGAAGATGGCGAATGAGGGCGGGATGATTTCGGAGCAGTTGTGGGATGGCGAGGATCAGCCGGGGCATGGGTTCAAAAAGGGGGAGCCGACAGGGGCGGCGATGCCGTTGTGTTGGAGTCACGCGGAGTATTTGAGCCTGGTGAGAAGTCGTAGGGATGGGGTGGTGTTTGATCGGATTCCGGCGTGTTATGAGCGGTATGTGAAGCTGCGGACGGGATATGAGATGGAGATGTGGACGATGAATCACCGCACGCGTTGGGTGGGGTATGGGAAGGGATTGAGGCTGGTATTGGGAGAGGCGGCGGTGGTGAAGGTTTGGGGGTTGGGCGCGAGTGAGGAGGAGGTTTTGGAGTTGGAGGCGAGGGGGGTGGAAACGCTGAATGTGTGGTTTGTGGATGTGGCGACGGAGGGGTTGGCGGCGGGAGCGAGGGTGAGGTTTGAAGTGGGTGGGGAGAAGGGGGAGGTGGAAGTTAAAAGATGA
- a CDS encoding MlaC/ttg2D family ABC transporter substrate-binding protein gives MKRLPFILSLCLATLVLPMTASAETEAAVQKLKSAVGDVLAVADGASSPAALAQKLGPVLNKHVSFEAMTRRAVGPGWRSFSPDQQKEATKLFSTLVIRTYSAKFTPGAKPVIDYQTATNPAKGRVDVPTKMQYQGSRYSVDYRLEQGGGWLITDVVIEGVSMIANYRSQLDAQFKKGGAASVISALNQSLSRS, from the coding sequence ATGAAAAGATTGCCATTTATTCTTTCCCTTTGCTTGGCCACGCTGGTGTTGCCCATGACGGCTTCGGCCGAGACTGAGGCGGCCGTGCAGAAGCTCAAATCGGCCGTGGGCGATGTGCTGGCGGTGGCGGATGGGGCATCAAGTCCGGCGGCCCTCGCGCAGAAGCTGGGGCCGGTGTTGAACAAACACGTTAGCTTTGAGGCAATGACCCGCCGCGCGGTGGGACCAGGTTGGAGAAGTTTTTCGCCGGATCAGCAGAAAGAGGCGACCAAGCTCTTTTCGACACTGGTGATTCGCACCTACAGCGCGAAATTCACGCCGGGCGCAAAACCGGTGATTGATTATCAAACGGCAACCAATCCTGCCAAGGGGCGGGTGGATGTGCCGACCAAGATGCAGTATCAGGGCAGTCGCTACAGTGTGGACTACCGCCTTGAGCAGGGAGGTGGCTGGTTGATCACCGATGTGGTGATCGAGGGGGTCAGCATGATTGCCAACTACCGGAGTCAGCTGGATGCGCAGTTCAAAAAAGGCGGTGCGGCATCCGTGATCAGTGCCCTTAACCAATCCTTGTCCCGATCATGA
- a CDS encoding glycine-rich domain-containing protein — translation MTVEHDPLWLRLQSLQIDTPGAEFTFTQRLARENHWSESFAQRVVHEYLRFIYLATVAGHPVTPSDEVDQAWHLHLVYTRSYWDDLCRNILGKPLHHGPTKGGHAEAAKFDDWYARTKQSYKRLFGQAPPQDIWPPANIRFAPADRFKRIDSSAHWIIPKRLTQHAALWSSTAFILASCIIQPSNKNFFPWGFFIIVAPAMMFFLILISKISRQNRKKRKRNDKGDGCSSFGAGGGCGNGCGSDSGSDSGGGGSSGCGGGGCGGGGD, via the coding sequence ATGACTGTGGAACACGATCCCCTCTGGCTGCGACTTCAATCCTTGCAAATCGACACCCCGGGAGCTGAGTTCACCTTCACCCAACGGCTCGCCCGCGAAAACCACTGGTCCGAATCCTTCGCCCAACGCGTCGTCCACGAATACCTGCGCTTCATCTACCTCGCCACCGTCGCCGGCCATCCCGTCACGCCCTCTGATGAAGTCGACCAAGCCTGGCACCTTCACCTCGTTTACACCCGCTCCTACTGGGATGACCTGTGCCGCAACATTCTCGGCAAACCCCTCCACCACGGCCCTACCAAGGGCGGCCACGCCGAAGCCGCGAAATTCGACGATTGGTATGCCCGCACCAAGCAAAGCTACAAACGCCTCTTTGGCCAAGCACCTCCACAAGACATCTGGCCGCCCGCAAATATTCGTTTCGCACCCGCCGACCGTTTCAAGCGCATCGATTCCAGCGCCCATTGGATCATTCCCAAACGCCTCACCCAACACGCCGCCCTCTGGTCCTCCACCGCCTTCATCCTTGCCTCGTGCATCATCCAACCCAGCAACAAAAATTTCTTCCCTTGGGGATTCTTCATCATCGTGGCCCCCGCCATGATGTTTTTCTTGATCCTGATCAGCAAGATCAGTCGCCAAAACAGAAAGAAACGCAAGCGCAACGACAAAGGCGACGGCTGCAGCTCCTTTGGCGCGGGAGGTGGATGCGGCAACGGTTGCGGCTCCGACTCTGGCTCTGATTCAGGTGGCGGCGGGTCCAGCGGCTGTGGAGGTGGAGGCTGCGGTGGCGGCGGCGACTGA
- a CDS encoding ABC transporter ATP-binding protein, with amino-acid sequence MNLKEDTALLLRVEGLHKAFDDRAVLAGATLKVPKGSLVSVLGRSGTGKSVFLKCLANVLEPDAGEIYFDGRLLAAGDRVARTDFRKRSGFLFQSNALFDSMTALENVALPLEQTMDLSAKEVRERSLEALSQLELEEFKDRFPSELSGGMQKRLALARALVTKPELVLFDEPTAGLDPLRRNAVFLMIAKYQRQFNFSALVVTHDVPEALACSDRVAMLEDGTMCFEGTPEEFSVSPLDAVRNFRDSTVALGVAIAGLGKRNDGMPV; translated from the coding sequence ATGAACTTAAAGGAAGATACAGCGCTGTTGCTTCGGGTGGAAGGTCTGCACAAGGCCTTTGATGATCGCGCGGTGCTGGCGGGTGCGACTTTGAAGGTGCCGAAGGGAAGTCTGGTTTCGGTGTTGGGGCGCAGCGGGACGGGCAAGTCGGTGTTTTTGAAGTGTCTGGCGAATGTGCTGGAGCCGGATGCTGGAGAGATTTATTTTGATGGCCGATTACTGGCGGCGGGAGATCGCGTGGCTAGGACGGATTTCCGCAAGCGCAGTGGGTTCTTGTTTCAGAGCAATGCGTTGTTTGATTCGATGACGGCATTGGAGAATGTGGCGCTGCCGCTGGAACAGACGATGGATTTGTCGGCGAAGGAGGTTCGTGAGCGGAGTTTGGAGGCGTTGAGTCAGCTTGAGCTTGAGGAGTTCAAGGACCGCTTTCCGTCGGAGCTTTCGGGAGGCATGCAGAAGCGACTGGCATTGGCGAGGGCGTTGGTGACGAAGCCGGAACTGGTGTTGTTTGATGAGCCGACGGCGGGGCTGGATCCGTTGCGGCGCAATGCGGTATTTTTGATGATCGCGAAGTATCAGCGGCAATTCAATTTCTCGGCGCTGGTGGTGACGCATGATGTGCCGGAGGCGCTGGCGTGCAGCGACCGGGTGGCGATGCTGGAGGATGGGACGATGTGTTTCGAGGGGACGCCGGAGGAGTTTTCGGTTTCTCCGTTGGACGCGGTGAGGAATTTTCGTGACAGCACGGTGGCGCTTGGCGTAGCCATTGCTGGACTTGGAAAGAGAAACGACGGGATGCCTGTTTAA
- a CDS encoding Gfo/Idh/MocA family protein, translating to MSRQINIAIVGLGFGAEFIPIFQRHPQANMLAICQRNQAKLDEVGDQYGVERRYTSYEDLLNDPEVDAVHINSPIPDHGWMSIAALKAGKHVACTVPMATSVEECLEIIELTKSTGLKYMMMETVVYSREYLFMKEMKDTGELGKVQFVQASHQQDMDGWPNYWPGLPPMFYATHCVGPVLGLAGGDAEYVSCFGSGTIREELIAHYGSSFAVETAHIKVAKSDLSARIIRSLFDTARQYRESIDVYGSQKAVEWPLIENEPLVVHTAKKAEHEIAEKVSCPDFANRLPEEIQRFTTKGVYDAEDHAHLSFVQGGGHGGSHPHLAHEFISALIEDREPFPNAKQSANWTCTGILAHESALAGGEIRRLPAETIS from the coding sequence ATGAGCAGACAAATTAATATCGCGATTGTGGGCCTCGGATTTGGGGCGGAGTTTATTCCGATTTTTCAACGGCATCCGCAGGCAAACATGCTGGCCATCTGTCAGCGCAATCAGGCGAAGCTGGATGAGGTGGGGGATCAGTATGGAGTGGAGCGGAGATACACGAGTTATGAGGATTTACTCAATGATCCGGAGGTGGATGCGGTGCATATCAATTCGCCGATTCCAGATCATGGCTGGATGAGCATTGCAGCGCTGAAGGCGGGGAAGCATGTGGCCTGCACGGTGCCGATGGCGACCTCGGTGGAGGAGTGTTTGGAGATCATTGAACTGACCAAGTCGACGGGGTTGAAGTATATGATGATGGAGACGGTGGTTTACAGTCGGGAGTATTTGTTCATGAAGGAAATGAAGGATACGGGTGAGTTGGGCAAGGTGCAGTTTGTGCAGGCGAGTCATCAGCAGGACATGGATGGATGGCCGAATTACTGGCCGGGGTTGCCTCCAATGTTTTATGCAACGCATTGTGTGGGTCCGGTGCTGGGATTGGCGGGTGGGGATGCGGAGTATGTGTCGTGTTTTGGTTCAGGGACGATCCGTGAGGAGTTGATCGCGCATTATGGTTCGTCGTTTGCGGTGGAGACGGCGCACATCAAGGTGGCGAAGTCGGATTTGAGTGCACGGATCATCCGTTCGTTGTTTGACACGGCGCGTCAGTATCGGGAGAGCATTGACGTGTATGGTTCACAGAAGGCGGTGGAATGGCCGTTGATTGAGAACGAGCCGCTGGTGGTGCATACGGCGAAGAAGGCGGAGCATGAGATTGCAGAGAAGGTGTCGTGTCCGGATTTTGCCAATCGGTTGCCGGAGGAGATCCAGCGGTTTACGACCAAGGGCGTGTATGATGCGGAGGATCACGCGCATTTGAGTTTTGTGCAGGGCGGTGGGCATGGAGGATCGCATCCGCATCTGGCACATGAGTTTATCTCGGCGTTGATCGAGGATCGCGAGCCGTTTCCAAATGCGAAGCAGTCGGCGAACTGGACCTGCACGGGGATTCTGGCACATGAAAGTGCGCTGGCGGGTGGGGAGATTCGGAGATTGCCGGCGGAGACAATATCTTGA
- the mlaD gene encoding outer membrane lipid asymmetry maintenance protein MlaD — protein sequence MKQAKLEYLVGIFVMLGLAAIFYLTVKLGAGSLLGGDSYELEARFTNVSGLNVGSTVVVAGVTVGRVERIHVDPKDYSAIAKIRVDSGLKLPTDSMASIKTTGLIGDKYILLAPGADETVLEPGNLITMTESSVDIESLIGKMAFGGVEEASEKPAAPAPALDPVP from the coding sequence ATGAAGCAAGCAAAGTTAGAGTATCTGGTGGGCATCTTTGTGATGCTAGGGTTGGCTGCGATTTTTTATCTGACGGTGAAGCTGGGCGCGGGTTCGTTGCTGGGCGGCGACTCGTATGAACTTGAAGCGAGGTTCACCAACGTGAGTGGATTAAATGTTGGCAGCACGGTGGTGGTGGCGGGGGTGACGGTGGGTCGGGTCGAACGGATTCACGTCGACCCAAAAGATTATAGCGCCATTGCGAAGATTCGCGTCGATTCAGGATTGAAGCTGCCGACCGATTCGATGGCTTCGATCAAAACCACGGGTTTGATTGGAGACAAATACATCCTGCTTGCTCCTGGTGCTGATGAAACGGTTCTTGAACCTGGAAACCTTATCACCATGACCGAGTCATCTGTCGATATTGAATCGTTGATCGGCAAGATGGCCTTTGGTGGGGTTGAAGAGGCTTCGGAAAAACCTGCTGCTCCTGCCCCTGCTCTCGACCCCGTTCCTTAA
- a CDS encoding MlaA family lipoprotein, which produces MKTLTQSFTGLVFAAGLLATTSCATKQNVSSTGQGDETSPLPSTVAGADSATASSMGDGGIVDDGDDYAMAEVSDPWEGFNRGVFRFNDGVYTVLFRPVSKGYQVVFPQPVRKGISNAFDNVRFPIRFVNSTLQGKFKRAGQETGMFAVNTVAGLGGLFKVSRQIPALSDVPPEDTGQTFGTWGMGHGPYFVMPVLGPSSVRDGFGLAFDYALNPVNWGVFWSSGGDWKQIPPYANTIQMMPAQLDLYDVAVENSVDPYISARSVYIQNRKHAVEK; this is translated from the coding sequence ATGAAAACATTGACGCAATCCTTTACCGGTCTGGTTTTTGCAGCGGGGCTGCTGGCGACGACTTCATGTGCCACCAAACAGAACGTTTCGTCAACCGGTCAGGGTGATGAGACTTCGCCTTTGCCTTCGACGGTTGCCGGGGCTGACTCTGCAACTGCGTCTTCGATGGGGGACGGAGGCATTGTCGATGATGGCGATGACTATGCGATGGCCGAGGTGTCTGATCCTTGGGAGGGGTTCAATCGCGGAGTGTTTCGTTTTAATGACGGCGTTTACACGGTGTTGTTCAGGCCGGTTTCAAAAGGGTATCAAGTGGTGTTTCCGCAGCCAGTGCGCAAGGGGATCTCCAATGCTTTTGACAATGTTCGGTTCCCGATTCGTTTTGTGAACAGCACCTTGCAGGGCAAGTTCAAACGGGCGGGGCAGGAGACGGGGATGTTTGCCGTGAATACCGTGGCGGGCCTGGGTGGTCTGTTTAAGGTTTCAAGGCAGATTCCGGCTTTGTCCGATGTGCCACCGGAGGACACCGGGCAGACGTTTGGGACATGGGGGATGGGTCACGGCCCGTATTTCGTCATGCCGGTGTTGGGTCCTTCCAGTGTAAGGGATGGGTTTGGACTGGCCTTCGACTACGCGTTGAATCCAGTGAACTGGGGGGTGTTCTGGAGCAGTGGTGGCGACTGGAAACAGATTCCTCCGTATGCCAACACGATCCAGATGATGCCGGCCCAGTTGGACTTGTATGATGTGGCGGTGGAGAACTCGGTGGATCCGTATATTTCAGCGCGGAGTGTGTATATTCAAAACCGCAAGCATGCGGTGGAGAAGTGA
- the uraD gene encoding 2-oxo-4-hydroxy-4-carboxy-5-ureidoimidazoline decarboxylase encodes MPFQSDQISQPWRTTMHTSLNHLNRCPIDEFSFLLRPVFDHSSWVAGAVAARRPFESRVDLLESLCAVVKNLDEEQQLALIREHHDLRSRNGVTAESSRESDEAGLDELDEDEAEVLGEVSQAYKMRFGFPFVICASKHDKKEILESMKTRLNNSREAEIGHALKQIYQIARIRLERVVVEGE; translated from the coding sequence ATGCCATTTCAGAGCGATCAAATCAGTCAACCATGGAGGACGACTATGCATACCTCATTGAATCATCTGAACCGCTGTCCTATAGACGAATTCTCTTTTCTGCTTCGTCCGGTGTTTGACCATTCGTCCTGGGTGGCCGGGGCGGTGGCGGCGAGGCGTCCGTTTGAATCGCGGGTGGACTTGCTGGAGTCGTTGTGTGCGGTGGTGAAGAACTTGGATGAGGAACAGCAGTTGGCGCTGATTCGCGAGCATCACGATTTGAGAAGTCGCAATGGGGTGACGGCGGAGTCGAGCAGGGAGAGCGACGAGGCGGGACTGGACGAGCTGGATGAGGATGAAGCGGAGGTCTTGGGGGAGGTGAGCCAGGCTTACAAAATGCGCTTTGGGTTTCCTTTTGTGATCTGTGCCAGCAAACACGACAAGAAGGAGATTTTGGAGTCGATGAAAACGCGGCTTAACAATTCACGGGAGGCGGAGATCGGTCACGCGTTGAAGCAGATTTATCAGATTGCGCGGATCCGATTGGAGCGGGTGGTGGTGGAGGGGGAGTGA
- a CDS encoding MlaE family ABC transporter permease has product MGSRKIGRRIVRAGFEQGVRCLPVILIVGVFTGLVLGLQGYYVLNRFGSETLLGALVSLSLVRELGPVLAALMLVGQAGSALAAELGIQRNTEQIAALETMGVSSHGYLVAPRLIAALLVFPMQVALFVTVGLWGGSLSGSLLLGLESSVYWSAVERAVQMDDVMECFIKAVVFGLLTMSLCAYHGFNAHRYRTATGAMAVSASTTRAVVQSSIAVLAVDYVITSLLV; this is encoded by the coding sequence TTGGGCTCTCGGAAGATTGGACGGCGGATCGTGAGGGCGGGGTTTGAGCAGGGGGTGAGGTGTTTGCCGGTGATTCTAATTGTCGGCGTTTTCACGGGACTGGTGCTGGGCTTGCAGGGATATTATGTGCTTAATCGTTTTGGCTCGGAGACCCTGCTGGGGGCATTGGTGTCGCTGAGTTTGGTGCGCGAGTTGGGTCCGGTGCTGGCGGCGTTGATGCTGGTGGGCCAGGCGGGTTCGGCTTTGGCGGCGGAGTTGGGGATTCAACGCAACACGGAACAGATTGCGGCGTTGGAGACCATGGGGGTGAGCAGTCACGGGTATCTGGTGGCACCTAGGTTGATTGCCGCGTTGCTGGTGTTTCCGATGCAGGTGGCGTTGTTCGTGACGGTGGGTTTGTGGGGGGGGAGTTTGTCGGGTTCGTTATTGCTGGGGCTGGAGTCGAGCGTGTATTGGTCGGCAGTGGAGCGGGCGGTGCAGATGGATGATGTGATGGAGTGTTTTATCAAGGCGGTGGTGTTTGGACTGCTGACGATGTCGCTGTGTGCGTATCATGGATTTAATGCGCATCGTTACCGGACCGCGACGGGGGCGATGGCGGTGAGTGCTTCGACCACAAGGGCGGTGGTGCAGTCGAGCATCGCGGTGCTGGCGGTGGATTATGTAATCACCTCGTTACTGGTTTAG
- a CDS encoding TIGR00645 family protein, giving the protein MPASLPAQSGFRRTLSNLIFLSRWLQAPLYVGLIVAQAIYVYRFMIELWHLIGHSVFGDKHAFEAATLALGAPQASAETIVMLTVLGLIDVVMIANLLIMVIIGGYETFVSRLNLQGHPDQPEWLSHVNAGILKVKLATALIGISSVHLLKSFINATEMLKTDTGGQALMWQVIIHVVFLLSAVALAWIDRLTWSSATHAPKGKSVVGEVAAH; this is encoded by the coding sequence ATGCCTGCATCTCTCCCTGCTCAAAGTGGATTCCGTCGCACCCTCAGTAATCTCATTTTCCTAAGCCGCTGGTTACAGGCACCGCTTTATGTAGGACTGATCGTCGCCCAGGCGATTTATGTTTACCGGTTCATGATTGAGCTGTGGCATTTGATCGGTCACTCGGTGTTTGGCGACAAGCACGCATTCGAGGCGGCGACGCTGGCTTTAGGGGCACCGCAGGCATCGGCGGAGACGATTGTGATGCTGACGGTGCTGGGGCTTATTGATGTGGTGATGATCGCGAACCTGTTGATCATGGTCATCATCGGCGGTTATGAGACGTTTGTTTCGCGGTTGAATCTGCAGGGGCATCCGGATCAACCGGAGTGGCTTTCCCATGTTAACGCGGGGATTTTGAAGGTGAAACTGGCGACGGCATTGATCGGAATTTCGTCGGTGCATTTGTTGAAGAGTTTCATCAATGCGACGGAGATGTTGAAGACCGACACCGGTGGTCAGGCGTTGATGTGGCAGGTGATCATCCACGTGGTGTTTTTGCTTTCGGCGGTTGCGCTGGCGTGGATTGACCGTCTTACCTGGTCGAGTGCCACTCATGCCCCCAAAGGCAAGAGTGTGGTCGGAGAGGTAGCGGCGCATTAA